The following coding sequences are from one Halobaculum marinum window:
- a CDS encoding TIGR04053 family radical SAM/SPASM domain-containing protein, with protein MFDTSERPIVLVWEVSRACDLACDHCRAEATPDRHPDELTTAEGKRLLESAREFGEGQVVVLSGGDPLKRDDLEELVAHGDDLGLRMALTPSGTDSVTRDRLQRLADAGLRRVALSIDAADPAVHDGYRGEEGVLEGTLRAARAVEDAGIGLQVNTTVCERTVDELPGVRDLVAELDAVRWSVFFLVPVGRGAALKPVSPARADAVMDWLHRVEEEAPFAVKTTEAPQYRRVQLESGGVDPGDVDPERGPPATRPSVRAGDGFAFVSHVGDVTPSGFLPEPAGNVREDDLVDVYQNADLFERLRDRAALGGKCGECEFRGVCGGSRSRAYAVTGDPLAADPLCPYVPDDYDGPLPTRLADDSAPPAGDDVGAD; from the coding sequence ATGTTCGACACGAGCGAGCGACCCATCGTGCTCGTGTGGGAGGTGTCACGGGCGTGCGACCTCGCGTGTGACCACTGTCGCGCCGAGGCGACGCCCGACCGCCACCCCGACGAGTTGACGACCGCGGAGGGAAAGCGCCTGCTGGAGTCCGCCCGCGAGTTCGGCGAGGGGCAGGTGGTCGTGCTCTCGGGCGGCGACCCGCTGAAGCGCGACGACCTCGAGGAGTTGGTCGCCCACGGCGACGACCTCGGCCTGCGGATGGCACTGACGCCCAGCGGCACTGACTCGGTGACCCGCGACCGACTGCAACGACTGGCCGACGCCGGCCTGCGCCGCGTCGCATTGAGTATCGACGCCGCAGACCCCGCGGTCCACGACGGCTACCGCGGCGAGGAGGGCGTGCTGGAAGGGACGCTCCGGGCCGCTCGCGCGGTCGAGGACGCCGGCATCGGCCTCCAGGTCAACACCACGGTGTGTGAACGCACGGTCGACGAGTTGCCGGGCGTGCGCGACCTCGTCGCGGAGTTGGACGCGGTGCGCTGGAGCGTCTTCTTCCTCGTCCCCGTCGGTCGGGGGGCGGCGCTCAAGCCAGTGTCGCCGGCCCGCGCAGACGCCGTGATGGACTGGCTCCACCGCGTCGAAGAGGAGGCGCCGTTTGCGGTGAAGACGACGGAGGCACCCCAGTACCGCCGGGTGCAACTCGAATCCGGCGGTGTCGATCCCGGCGACGTCGACCCCGAGCGGGGGCCGCCAGCGACGAGACCGAGCGTCCGTGCGGGCGACGGGTTCGCGTTCGTGAGCCACGTCGGCGACGTGACCCCGTCGGGGTTCCTCCCGGAGCCAGCGGGGAACGTCAGAGAAGACGACCTCGTCGACGTGTACCAGAACGCCGACCTGTTCGAACGACTCCGCGACCGCGCCGCGCTCGGCGGCAAGTGCGGCGAATGCGAGTTCCGCGGCGTCTGCGGCGGGTCGCGCTCCCGGGCCTACGCGGTCACGGGCGACCCGCTCGCGGCAGACCCGCTGTGCCCGTACGTCCCCGACGACTACGACGGGCCACTCCCGACGCGACTCGCCGACGACTCGGCCCCGCCCGCGGGCGACGACGTCGGTGCCGACTGA
- a CDS encoding MoaD/ThiS family protein has product MSSVTPEPTESPDERAVTTVEVRGTGRLYDALPTSRFEFSFEGTTLREFLDAFLDEYDVADLLIAETPEDAVAPGWAPAPETLPADFRANPEGERTRRYARICVNGRFNEQLDGFDTELSDGDRVALMYPFMFCC; this is encoded by the coding sequence ATGAGCTCTGTGACGCCGGAGCCTACGGAATCGCCCGACGAGCGCGCCGTCACGACCGTCGAGGTCCGCGGCACAGGCCGCCTGTACGACGCGTTACCCACCTCGCGCTTCGAGTTCTCCTTCGAGGGGACGACGCTGCGGGAGTTCCTCGACGCGTTCCTCGACGAGTACGACGTGGCCGACCTGCTCATCGCGGAGACGCCCGAGGACGCCGTCGCCCCTGGGTGGGCACCCGCCCCAGAGACACTCCCGGCGGACTTCCGTGCGAACCCCGAGGGTGAGCGCACCCGGCGGTACGCTCGGATCTGCGTGAACGGCCGCTTCAACGAACAACTCGACGGCTTCGACACGGAACTGTCCGACGGCGACCGCGTCGCGCTCATGTACCCGTTCATGTTCTGCTGTTAG
- the nirK gene encoding copper-containing nitrite reductase, which produces MPQTRRTTLKAIGAGAGGTALAGCSGRAPTDSETETARKTTERQSGKPTTNRVAADPTDIPDPIDRDEPKTVEVELTAKEVRAEVEDGVVYDYMTFDGQIPGPMIRVRRGDTVKFNLKNASSNAMPHNVDFHAVYGTAGGAIATNAAPGKENAMEFQARYPGAYIYHCAVPNLDYHIASGMFGMILVEPEEGLPEVDREFYFGQHELYTDKAAGEKGRHSFDMEAMKAEDPTYVLLNGQKYAITPDGFGTPTAKTGETARVFMVTGGPNLNSNFHPIGNVWTEAYRDGGLAGRAEQYLQTVNVPPGSCMVGTLDFPVPEHVKLVDHALSRVARKGMMGVITVEGEEKPDVFDPSPNTPAAEDEEGPMY; this is translated from the coding sequence ATGCCACAAACCCGACGCACGACGCTGAAGGCGATCGGCGCGGGCGCCGGCGGGACCGCGCTCGCTGGATGTTCGGGCCGTGCGCCGACCGATAGTGAGACCGAGACCGCTCGCAAGACGACCGAGCGACAGAGCGGGAAGCCGACGACGAACCGCGTCGCGGCCGACCCCACGGACATCCCGGATCCGATCGATCGTGACGAGCCGAAGACCGTCGAGGTGGAGTTGACGGCCAAGGAGGTCCGCGCGGAAGTCGAGGACGGCGTCGTGTACGACTACATGACGTTCGACGGGCAGATCCCGGGCCCGATGATCCGTGTCCGTCGGGGGGACACGGTGAAGTTCAACTTGAAGAACGCCTCGTCGAACGCGATGCCGCACAACGTCGACTTCCACGCCGTTTACGGCACCGCCGGCGGCGCAATCGCGACGAACGCCGCCCCCGGCAAGGAGAACGCCATGGAGTTCCAAGCGCGGTACCCCGGCGCCTACATCTACCACTGTGCGGTCCCGAACCTCGACTACCACATCGCGTCGGGCATGTTCGGAATGATCCTCGTCGAACCGGAGGAGGGTCTGCCGGAGGTCGACCGCGAGTTCTACTTCGGCCAGCACGAGCTGTACACCGACAAGGCCGCCGGCGAGAAGGGGCGCCACAGCTTCGACATGGAGGCGATGAAGGCGGAGGACCCGACGTACGTCCTCCTCAACGGCCAGAAGTACGCCATCACGCCCGACGGCTTCGGCACCCCCACCGCGAAGACCGGCGAGACCGCCCGCGTGTTCATGGTGACGGGCGGGCCGAACCTCAACAGCAACTTCCACCCCATCGGCAACGTCTGGACAGAGGCGTACCGCGACGGCGGCCTCGCGGGGCGCGCCGAGCAGTACCTCCAGACGGTGAACGTGCCGCCGGGGAGCTGTATGGTCGGCACCCTCGACTTCCCGGTGCCCGAGCACGTGAAGCTCGTCGACCACGCACTGTCGCGGGTCGCCCGCAAGGGGATGATGGGCGTCATCACGGTCGAGGGCGAGGAGAAGCCCGACGTGTTCGACCCCAGTCCCAACACGCCCGCAGCCGAAGACGAGGAAGGGCCGATGTACTGA
- a CDS encoding halocyanin domain-containing protein, producing MMSDLEPSRRAVLRVSGLAAVAGVTGLAGCSSGSDQSSGGGDTATEEPTPTAAETTASGGGSDGGSGSASFDGWFDNVDNYDGVVDETGSGSVTVEVGTEANGGNYGFGPAAVRVSAGTTVTWEWTGEGASHNVVDEGGAFESELVGEGGHTFEHTFEESGTYRYACTPHKAMGMKGVVVVE from the coding sequence GTGATGTCTGATCTCGAGCCGTCCCGGAGGGCAGTGCTTCGTGTGAGTGGACTGGCCGCGGTCGCCGGCGTCACCGGACTCGCCGGCTGTTCGTCCGGCTCAGACCAGTCGAGCGGCGGCGGCGACACCGCCACCGAGGAGCCGACGCCGACCGCTGCGGAGACCACCGCAAGCGGCGGCGGTTCCGACGGGGGGAGCGGGTCGGCGTCGTTCGACGGCTGGTTCGACAACGTCGACAACTACGACGGCGTCGTCGACGAGACCGGCAGTGGGTCGGTCACCGTCGAGGTCGGGACGGAGGCCAACGGCGGCAACTACGGCTTCGGCCCCGCCGCCGTACGGGTGTCGGCGGGGACGACCGTGACGTGGGAGTGGACCGGCGAAGGCGCCAGCCACAACGTCGTCGACGAGGGCGGTGCCTTCGAGTCCGAACTCGTCGGCGAAGGCGGCCACACCTTCGAACACACCTTCGAGGAGTCGGGGACGTACAGGTACGCCTGCACGCCGCACAAGGCGATGGGCATGAAGGGCGTCGTCGTGGTGGAGTGA
- a CDS encoding TIGR04347 family pseudo-SAM/SPASM protein, translating to MISLSKLLYDLDAEGDGLRYGDVDSEAEQIREHKQRHPVVVWNGTKRCNLACAHCYAGAETGAAPGEFTTAEAKAMLDELADYGVPVVLFSGGEPLVRDDLTELVAHATDAGLRAVLSTNGTLLTRERARDLRDAGLAYAGISVDGRREVNDAFRGREGAFDAAVDGIEACLDVGLKTGLRYTVTEDTVPDMEAVVDLLTDVGVDRFCFYHLAYGGRGVPDADLSPERRRDAVERLIDLTREYHEAGEEIETLLVGNYCDSAYLVEYARREFGPERAEHVRRYLATNGGDPAGERIADIDYQGNVHATQFWQSYALGNVRDRSFGAIWDDESNPLLRRLRDRPDSLGEQCRECAYSDVCHGSSRLRALTVEGEFEAPDPQCYLTPEERGVDAVDPDTGGAPSSAD from the coding sequence GTGATCTCACTCAGCAAACTGCTGTACGACCTCGACGCGGAGGGAGACGGACTCCGCTACGGCGACGTCGACAGTGAGGCCGAGCAGATCCGCGAGCACAAACAGCGGCACCCAGTCGTCGTGTGGAACGGCACGAAGCGGTGCAACCTCGCGTGTGCCCACTGCTACGCGGGTGCGGAGACGGGTGCGGCCCCGGGGGAGTTCACCACCGCCGAGGCGAAGGCGATGCTCGACGAACTCGCCGACTACGGCGTGCCGGTCGTCCTGTTCTCGGGCGGAGAGCCGCTCGTGCGCGACGACCTGACGGAGTTGGTCGCCCACGCGACCGACGCCGGCCTCCGGGCGGTGCTGTCGACCAACGGGACACTCCTCACGCGTGAGCGCGCCCGCGACCTCCGCGACGCGGGGTTGGCGTACGCCGGCATCTCCGTCGACGGGCGCCGCGAGGTGAACGACGCGTTCCGCGGTCGCGAGGGCGCGTTCGACGCCGCCGTCGACGGCATCGAGGCGTGTCTCGACGTGGGGCTGAAGACCGGCCTCCGCTACACCGTCACCGAGGACACCGTTCCCGACATGGAGGCGGTCGTCGACCTCCTCACCGACGTCGGCGTCGACCGCTTCTGCTTCTACCACCTCGCGTACGGCGGTCGGGGCGTGCCGGACGCGGACCTGTCGCCCGAGCGCCGCCGCGACGCCGTCGAGCGCTTGATCGACCTCACCCGCGAGTACCACGAGGCGGGTGAAGAGATCGAGACGCTCCTCGTGGGCAACTACTGCGACTCCGCCTACCTCGTCGAGTACGCACGCCGAGAGTTCGGCCCCGAGCGGGCCGAGCACGTGCGCCGCTATCTCGCGACCAACGGCGGCGACCCCGCCGGCGAGCGCATCGCCGACATCGACTACCAGGGGAACGTCCACGCCACGCAGTTCTGGCAGTCGTACGCGCTGGGGAACGTCCGCGACCGCTCGTTCGGCGCCATCTGGGACGACGAGTCGAACCCGCTCCTCCGGCGCCTGCGGGACCGACCGGACAGCCTCGGCGAGCAGTGCCGGGAGTGCGCGTACAGCGACGTCTGTCACGGCTCGAGTCGGCTCCGTGCGCTCACGGTCGAGGGTGAGTTTGAGGCGCCAGATCCCCAGTGCTACCTGACGCCCGAGGAGCGCGGCGTCGACGCGGTCGACCCCGACACGGGTGGAGCGCCGTCGTCGGCCGACTGA
- a CDS encoding nitric-oxide reductase large subunit, with protein MRVTRRSLAKALVVAFVVNLVVMGAGAYLAYQEAPPIPDRVVGPDGETIATEAQIQDGKAAFQRDGLMNHGSILGNGAYFGPDYTADALDLKVDAMRTYYAEERYGESYADLTDEEQASVDATVENELSDGTPGDGTIEHSAAEAYAHQQVRETYVERYHEGSNERGVPANMIDSEEDARRFADFALWTAWFSHTDRPGADHSFTNDWPYQPAAGNTPGASAMTWSVVAMVLLVAGAGIGVWLYKSIDLPEPSTEGVDVPHPDDVDLLPSQSAALWFVPVAALLFLAQTLLGGLLAHFYIERHAFFGVESILGVDILQLLPFAMAKTWHIDLGILWIATLWLGAGLFLPPLLTGYEPSNQARYVKGLLVALVVVAVGGLTGIWLGSHGYIDGDLWWILGNEGLEYLEVGKLWQVGLLAGFLGWAYLAARGLKPLLDREEPYGLAHMILYAGGSIALLFTAGFMFTPQTNIAVTEFWRWWVVHMWVEGAFEFFIVAVVGMTLVSMNLLRRRSAEKAVMVEALLVMGSGVIGVSHHYWWIGMPDLWIPIGSVFSTLELIPLVVILLEALNEYRALATSGESFPYTLPFMFIIASGLWNFVGAGVLGFFINLPLINYYEHGTYLTVGHAHAAMFGAFGFLALGMATYVLRFTIRDWSGRRLRWAFWLWNVGLALMVFVSVLPVGFLQLEVAFTGTYDAARSLAFYERPLVQTLFWARLPGDTMIIAGTALFAYDVAAKLRTRRVADDADSVVTTGAVRAFLSDD; from the coding sequence ATGCGAGTGACCAGACGATCTCTGGCGAAGGCGCTGGTCGTCGCCTTCGTCGTCAACCTCGTCGTGATGGGCGCGGGGGCGTACCTCGCGTACCAGGAGGCGCCGCCGATCCCAGACCGGGTCGTCGGCCCCGACGGCGAGACGATTGCCACTGAAGCACAGATCCAAGACGGCAAGGCGGCGTTCCAGCGGGACGGCCTGATGAACCACGGGTCGATCCTCGGCAACGGTGCGTACTTCGGGCCGGACTACACGGCTGACGCGCTGGACCTCAAGGTCGACGCGATGCGGACGTACTACGCCGAGGAGCGCTACGGGGAGTCGTACGCCGACCTCACCGACGAGGAACAGGCGTCGGTCGACGCGACCGTCGAGAACGAACTGTCCGACGGCACGCCGGGTGACGGCACCATCGAGCACTCGGCCGCCGAGGCGTATGCCCACCAGCAGGTGCGCGAGACGTACGTCGAGCGCTACCACGAGGGGTCGAACGAGCGCGGCGTCCCCGCGAACATGATCGACAGCGAGGAAGACGCCCGTCGCTTCGCCGACTTCGCGCTGTGGACCGCGTGGTTCTCGCACACCGACCGTCCGGGCGCCGACCACAGTTTCACGAACGATTGGCCGTACCAGCCCGCTGCGGGCAACACGCCGGGTGCCTCGGCGATGACGTGGAGCGTCGTCGCGATGGTGCTGCTCGTCGCCGGCGCGGGGATCGGCGTGTGGCTGTACAAGTCGATCGACCTCCCCGAGCCGTCGACCGAGGGGGTCGACGTGCCACATCCCGACGACGTCGACCTGCTACCCAGCCAGTCTGCCGCGCTGTGGTTCGTCCCCGTCGCGGCACTGTTGTTCCTCGCACAGACGTTGCTCGGGGGCCTCCTCGCGCACTTCTACATCGAGCGCCACGCGTTCTTCGGCGTCGAGTCGATCCTCGGGGTCGACATCCTCCAACTGCTCCCGTTCGCGATGGCGAAGACGTGGCACATCGACCTCGGTATCCTGTGGATAGCGACGCTGTGGCTCGGGGCCGGGTTGTTCCTCCCGCCGCTGCTCACCGGCTACGAGCCGTCGAACCAGGCGCGCTACGTGAAGGGGCTGCTCGTCGCCCTGGTCGTCGTCGCCGTCGGCGGGCTGACGGGCATCTGGCTCGGTTCGCACGGCTACATCGACGGCGACCTCTGGTGGATCCTCGGCAACGAGGGCTTGGAGTACCTCGAAGTCGGGAAACTGTGGCAGGTGGGCCTGCTCGCGGGCTTCCTCGGCTGGGCGTACCTCGCGGCCCGCGGTCTGAAGCCGCTGCTCGACCGCGAGGAGCCGTACGGGCTCGCCCACATGATCCTGTACGCGGGTGGATCGATCGCCCTCCTGTTCACCGCGGGGTTCATGTTCACGCCGCAGACGAACATCGCGGTGACGGAGTTCTGGCGCTGGTGGGTCGTCCACATGTGGGTCGAGGGCGCCTTCGAGTTCTTCATCGTCGCCGTCGTCGGCATGACGCTGGTGTCGATGAACCTCTTGCGGCGCCGGTCGGCCGAGAAGGCCGTGATGGTCGAGGCGCTGCTCGTGATGGGGTCGGGCGTCATCGGCGTCAGCCACCACTACTGGTGGATCGGGATGCCCGACCTGTGGATCCCAATCGGCAGCGTGTTCTCGACGCTGGAACTGATCCCGCTGGTCGTCATCCTGCTGGAGGCGCTCAACGAGTACCGCGCGCTCGCGACCAGCGGCGAGTCGTTCCCGTACACCCTGCCGTTCATGTTCATCATCGCGTCGGGGCTGTGGAACTTCGTCGGCGCCGGCGTGCTCGGCTTCTTCATCAACCTCCCGCTGATCAACTACTACGAGCACGGCACGTACCTCACGGTGGGTCACGCCCACGCGGCGATGTTCGGCGCGTTCGGATTCCTCGCCCTCGGCATGGCGACGTACGTGCTCCGCTTCACGATCCGCGACTGGAGCGGTCGTCGCCTCCGCTGGGCGTTCTGGCTGTGGAACGTCGGCCTCGCGCTGATGGTGTTCGTCTCGGTGCTCCCAGTCGGTTTCCTCCAACTGGAGGTGGCGTTCACCGGGACGTACGACGCCGCGCGCTCGCTGGCGTTCTACGAGCGCCCGCTCGTCCAGACGCTGTTCTGGGCGCGCCTCCCCGGTGACACGATGATCATCGCGGGCACGGCGCTGTTCGCGTACGACGTGGCCGCGAAGCTCCGCACGCGCCGCGTGGCCGACGACGCCGACAGCGTCGTCACCACCGGCGCTGTGCGGGCGTTCTTGAGCGACGACTGA
- a CDS encoding Htur_1727 family rSAM-partnered candidate RiPP, with amino-acid sequence MSDTAARTRVDDARADDTPEWEVFLRESPREPLRHAGSVTAPTVEVGHEQASTLFPDAGTLWLCRSDNVARFADRDLGAAYADTDADTGTDDVAASAGGEEA; translated from the coding sequence ATGTCCGACACCGCAGCGCGCACGCGGGTCGACGACGCCCGCGCCGACGACACGCCCGAGTGGGAGGTGTTCCTCCGCGAGTCTCCCCGTGAACCGCTCCGTCACGCCGGCAGCGTCACCGCACCGACGGTCGAGGTGGGCCACGAACAGGCGTCGACACTGTTCCCCGACGCCGGGACGCTGTGGCTGTGTCGCAGCGACAACGTGGCGCGGTTCGCCGACCGCGACCTGGGCGCCGCGTACGCCGACACAGACGCCGACACCGGCACCGACGACGTGGCGGCCTCCGCGGGAGGTGAGGAGGCGTGA